In Castanea sativa cultivar Marrone di Chiusa Pesio chromosome 6, ASM4071231v1, a single window of DNA contains:
- the LOC142638408 gene encoding amino acid transporter AVT6C-like: MSPAAGIHVPLLPEHKPKIEIKHATLPGAVFNVATSIIGAGIMSIPATLKVLGVIPAFLLIVIIAMLADVSVEFLMRFTHSGHSRTYAGVMRESFGRGGAVAAQVCVMVTNLGCLIMYLIIIGDVLSGNQPEGVVHLGILQQWFGIHWWNSREFALLVTVVFIMLPLVLFRRVESLKFSSAISVLLAVVFVGISSAMAISALLEGKTETPRMLPHLDNQVSFFDLFTAVPVIVTAFTFHFNVHPIGFELGKPSDMITACRISLALCAAIYFAIGLFGYLLFGDSIMPDILVNFDQNAGSAFGSLLNHIVRLSYALHIMLVFPLLNFSLRANIDEFLFPKKPLLATDTKRFLFLTLVLLAISYLAAIAIPNIWYFFQFLGSTSAVCLAFIFPGAIVIRDVHGISTSRDRIVAAVMIILAVVTSTIAISTNIFSLF, translated from the exons ATGTCACCGGCTGCCGGAATACACGTGCCACTCCTACCGGAACACAAGCCGAAGATAGAGATAAAGCATGCAACGCTACCGGGGGCGGTGTTTAATGTGGCAACGAGTATAATTGGTGCTGGAATTATGTCAATTCCGGCCACCCTTAAGGTGCTAGGTGTAATTCCAGCTTTTTTGCTAATAGTGATTATTGCTATGCTGGCTGATGTGTCGGTGGAGTTTTTGATGAGGTTTACACATTCGGGTCACTCAAGAACTTATGCTGGTGTCATGAGGGAGTCTTTTGGTCGTGGGGGAGCTGTGGCTGCACAAGTTTGTGTCATGGTTACAAATCTTGGGTGTTTGATCATGTACCTTATTATTATTG GGGATGTCCTCTCTGGAAACCAGCCTGAAGGAGTAGTGCACTTGGGCATTTTGCAACAATGGTTTGGCATTCACTGGTGGAACTCACGCGAATTTGCTTTGCTAGTCACCGTTGTCTTCATTATGCTTCCATTAGTACTGTTTCGGCGAGTAG AATCATTGAAGTTCAGTTCAGCAATATCGGTTCTACTAGCAGTAGTGTTTGTTGGCATAAGTTCTGCAATGGCAATCTCTGCACTCCTGGAAGGGAAGACAGAGACCCCGAGAATGCTACCTCACTTGGACAACCAAGTCTCATTCTTTGACCTTTTCACTGCTGTCCCAGTCATAGTGACAGCCTTCACATTTCATTTTAATG TTCATCCAATTGGCTTTGAGCTTGGCAAGCCTTCTGATATGATCACAGCATGTCGAATATCACTAGCACTTTGTGCTGCCATATACTTTGCCATTGGTCTATTTGGGTACCTATTATTTGGGGATTCAATCATGCCAGACATACTTGTCAATTTTGATCAAAATGCTGGTTCAGCATTCGGTTCTTTACTTAATCATATAGTTCGGTTAAGCTATGCATTACACATTATGCTGGTGTTTCCTCTTTTGAACTTCTCCTTGAGGGCCAACATAGATGAATTCCTTTTCCCTAAGAAGCCTCTCTTGGCCACAgacacaaaaagatttttgttcctCACCCTTGTTCTATTAGCCATCTCCTACCTAGCTGCAATTGCCATCCCAAATATATGGtacttttttcaatttcttggaTCAACCTCTGCAGTCTGCCTAGCCTTCATCTTCCCTGGTGCAATTGTTATCAG GGATGTTCATGGTATATCAACATCGAGGGATAGGATTGTGGCAGCAGTAATGATAATTCTGGCAGTAGTAACAAGCACAATTGCCATTTCCACAAATATATTCAGTTTATTTTGA